Proteins encoded in a region of the Flavobacteriaceae bacterium HL-DH10 genome:
- a CDS encoding GNAT family N-acetyltransferase, with product MKTYCIYNSHYELPESWKHITDHDSFLQPNYFAALEDASPKNIQFFYVGVFNNDVLVGIAVVQRVQLYLKDMFRKTEVSCFKETFKSIVSKIVRGNILVVGNLMHTGQHGVFYQTNNISHIDYLNIVFEALNALKIRIKTTQKKTIRAIMLKDFFEADTIHKSKDFFLSHKLHHVYVQPNMTMRVNPNWLKMEDYVASLNKKYKNRYKRAKNKLVAITSKELDLKAIETHSETLYQLYLNVSNNAKFNTFVLPQNHFYNLKLQLKESFKVYGYYLDDELIGFYTLILNGDDLETYFLGYDTIHQYPNQLYLNMLYDMVKYAIENKFPNIVYARTAMAIKSSVGAKPEPMSVYIKHTNGFINAILKQIFKLMNPKQDWEERHPFKI from the coding sequence TTGAAAACATATTGTATTTATAATTCACATTATGAACTTCCAGAATCCTGGAAGCATATTACTGATCATGATAGTTTTTTACAACCCAATTATTTTGCTGCTTTAGAAGATGCATCTCCTAAAAATATTCAATTTTTTTATGTGGGTGTTTTTAATAACGACGTATTAGTAGGAATTGCGGTGGTACAGCGCGTGCAATTGTACTTAAAAGATATGTTTAGAAAAACAGAAGTTTCTTGTTTTAAAGAAACTTTTAAAAGTATAGTTTCTAAAATAGTAAGAGGAAATATTTTAGTGGTTGGTAATTTAATGCATACAGGGCAGCATGGTGTATTTTATCAAACGAATAACATTTCGCATATAGATTATCTAAATATTGTTTTTGAAGCTTTAAACGCTCTTAAAATTAGAATTAAAACAACTCAAAAGAAAACCATTAGAGCTATTATGCTCAAAGATTTTTTTGAAGCGGACACTATTCATAAAAGTAAAGATTTTTTTCTGTCTCATAAATTACATCATGTTTATGTTCAGCCAAATATGACGATGCGTGTAAATCCAAATTGGTTGAAAATGGAAGATTATGTGGCCAGTTTGAATAAAAAGTACAAAAACCGATATAAGCGAGCCAAAAATAAACTAGTAGCAATAACGTCTAAAGAATTAGATTTAAAAGCCATTGAAACACATTCTGAAACACTTTATCAATTGTATTTAAATGTTTCTAATAATGCTAAATTCAATACGTTTGTTTTACCTCAAAATCATTTTTATAATTTAAAACTTCAATTAAAAGAATCGTTTAAAGTTTATGGTTATTACTTAGATGACGAATTAATCGGGTTTTATACTTTGATTTTAAATGGCGATGATTTAGAAACCTATTTTTTAGGTTATGATACGATACACCAATATCCCAATCAGTTGTATTTAAATATGCTGTATGATATGGTTAAATATGCTATTGAAAACAAGTTTCCTAATATTGTATATGCACGAACTGCTATGGCAATTAAAAGCTCAGTAGGTGCAAAGCCAGAACCCATGAGCGTATATATAAAACACACTAATGGTTTTATTAACGCCATTTTAAAACAAATTTTTAAGTTGATGAACCCTAAGCAAGATTGGGAAGAACGACATCCTTTTAAAATATAA